The following are encoded together in the Campylobacteraceae bacterium genome:
- a CDS encoding Fe(3+) ABC transporter substrate-binding protein encodes MFKKLVLSSLVLASSVFAANEVNVYSHRHYDTDKTLFKMFEEKTGIKVNVVKAKASALIKRIASEGENSPADILITVDAGRLFQAKSQDLLQSIESDYLTKNIPANYRDVDNKWFALTKRSRVAVYKIGSGTDQELSTYEDLANPKFKGQIVVRSSNNIYNQSLLAAMIEHHGEAYALSWAKGVVANMARTPKGNDRAQVKAVANGIGKIAIANTYYIGKMVNNKDKSQREAVAKMKIFFPKFEKGGTHINVSGAGVAKYAPNKANAIKFIEFLASADAQKLFAQGNYEYPVLAGIESSPLVTSWGTFKEDNISINSLGQNNAKAVKIFDQAGWK; translated from the coding sequence ATGTTTAAAAAACTTGTATTAAGTTCATTAGTATTAGCCAGCTCAGTATTTGCTGCTAACGAGGTAAATGTTTACTCTCACAGACATTACGACACAGATAAAACTCTTTTCAAAATGTTTGAAGAAAAAACAGGAATTAAAGTAAATGTTGTTAAAGCAAAAGCTTCAGCATTAATTAAAAGAATTGCTTCTGAAGGTGAAAATTCACCAGCAGATATCTTAATTACTGTAGATGCAGGAAGATTATTTCAAGCAAAATCACAAGATTTATTACAGTCTATTGAATCTGATTATTTAACAAAAAACATTCCTGCTAATTACAGAGATGTTGATAATAAGTGGTTTGCATTAACTAAAAGATCAAGAGTAGCTGTTTATAAAATTGGTTCAGGTACGGATCAAGAATTATCTACTTATGAAGATTTAGCTAACCCTAAATTCAAAGGTCAAATTGTTGTAAGATCTTCTAATAACATTTATAACCAATCTTTATTAGCTGCAATGATTGAACATCATGGTGAAGCGTATGCATTATCTTGGGCTAAAGGTGTAGTTGCAAATATGGCGAGAACTCCAAAAGGTAATGACAGAGCACAAGTTAAAGCAGTAGCTAATGGAATTGGTAAAATTGCGATTGCAAATACTTATTACATTGGTAAAATGGTTAATAACAAAGACAAATCTCAAAGAGAAGCTGTTGCAAAAATGAAAATCTTTTTCCCAAAATTTGAAAAAGGTGGAACACATATTAATGTATCTGGTGCTGGAGTTGCAAAATATGCACCTAATAAAGCAAATGCAATTAAGTTTATTGAATTTTTAGCTTCTGCTGATGCTCAAAAATTATTTGCTCAAGGAAATTATGAATATCCTGTATTAGCAGGTATAGAATCATCTCCTTTAGTAACATCTTGGGGAACATTTAAAGAAGATAATATTTCTATTAACTCTTTAGGTCAAAACAATGCAAAAGCTGTTAAAATATTCGATCAAGCTGGATGGAAATAA